The DNA segment AAAACGAACCGTTCCACGCCCGTTGCCATGCGGTTGTCGTTCAGTTTGATTTCCGCGCCGGACCAGCGGCAAGTAGTGGTCGCGTTATGTGTATTGCTGAAAATCCATACGTTTGAATCGGCGGAGATGGTCTGAACGTGCAGGCGCGCTTCGCGCCGCATGCGGCCGACGGCATCCGCGAGGTTGCCGTCGGCCTGTTCCTGCGCCAGCAGGAGAGTATAGAGCCGGCTGGCGCTGACCAGGTAATGGGTGGTGATGCCGGCGACAATGGCCATGATGACGACGCTGATTGCCAGCTCAATGAGGGTGAAGCCGGAAGGAAAGGCAGAAGGCAGAAGGCAGAAGTTTTTCCGCCTTATCTCTGACCTCTGATCTCTGACCTCTGCCTTTAAGTTAGTCATATCCGCCCCACCACCGACATGTTGGAAACGATAATCACGGCGTTGCTGACCACGACCGTGATGCGCTTGAAATCGGAATTGCTGGTCGCAAGGTTGAAATTGGACGGGGAGACGTTCGTTACGATAACCCGCCGGCTGAAACCGGAAAAATCGGGGATTAATATCCCTTCAATCGTTCTGGGCGGAGACTCAAACAGGTTGGTATAGTCATCCACGTCGTCAAAATTCACGCGGTAATTGGTGGGGAATGAATTGGTGGAGGAAAATTCTTTTGACCGGATTTCATTCATCAATTCCTCGGCCAGCAGGTTGGCCGATTGAAGCGCGCGCTGTCGCTCCATGTTCCGCATTGATTCCTGGAACACCGTAGCCAGCGCCAGAATCGCAATGCCCGCGACGGTTACGGCGACGATGAGTTCAATGAGAGTGAAAGCGTTTGCCTGTTTTTGCAATTTCTCCGTGAACTCTGTGTGCTCTGTGAGAAACATCTTCTCTTTTTCCGTGGGCCTATCTCTGTTACTCGATTACGTCGGCATAGCCGGTAACGGGCGCGACCGTAACCATCAGACCTGAATGCAAGGTAATGACGCCGTCGGCGGTCAGCGGCGCCAGACCGGAGTCAAAAGGC comes from the Kiritimatiellia bacterium genome and includes:
- a CDS encoding prepilin-type N-terminal cleavage/methylation domain-containing protein, with amino-acid sequence MTNLKAEVRDQRSEIRRKNFCLLPSAFPSGFTLIELAISVVIMAIVAGITTHYLVSASRLYTLLLAQEQADGNLADAVGRMRREARLHVQTISADSNVWIFSNTHNATTTCRWSGAEIKLNDNRMATGVERFVLSYYDATNGPLQPLPLTTDCARITRVALDIKAANNMADSELKINFFLQENMLK
- a CDS encoding type II secretion system protein, with the translated sequence MQKQANAFTLIELIVAVTVAGIAILALATVFQESMRNMERQRALQSANLLAEELMNEIRSKEFSSTNSFPTNYRVNFDDVDDYTNLFESPPRTIEGILIPDFSGFSRRVIVTNVSPSNFNLATSNSDFKRITVVVSNAVIIVSNMSVVGRI